One Aegilops tauschii subsp. strangulata cultivar AL8/78 chromosome 7, Aet v6.0, whole genome shotgun sequence genomic window carries:
- the LOC109753113 gene encoding protein SHORT ROOT IN SALT MEDIUM 1 isoform X2 yields MFPPKGPNPYGQQPPYGGQQSYGGQIPGSSGFGASAAAGARAGQGAAGQYGGPYASVYGTQQVGGVGGKGPDSSSLPSLPPHTSSLSQSSKFSSGSAGSNLARPNDDYMAVRGYAQKLDQYGTDYTSERRMYGEHSANLGRRDGLTDLDRRYPDHIPAAHQIHDRVEQGSTMRHQPLLKAQLAPVSDMRQADYFAGRSAPIHQESQEIGTYGRAEAEHRNLSILGNVPYGGQQTSSLLGGAPRTNIDSLGYGQGSSSSGYGMSLPPGRDYASGKGLLHPSSDSDYRDNILPRARQGISMVDERAIDRIGYRRELDLRDEDRRRDLLLEREKELERERERELRDLRDRERERDRERERERERERDRERIRERERERERERQREHERERLRERREKERERNKKHVADSRRERTPPRTPGDRRRSSSVRSEKPLRRLSPRRDAVHRHRSPIKEIKRDYLCKVLPFRLVDDERDCLSLTKRYPRLSVIPDFSKIVLNWAKESLNLSLHTPVSLEHAICEDDDKADESALVSSENTSSIKTPETIWNAKVLLMSGMSNGAFADITSMRSTEERVVHLNNILKFAVFKKDRSLLAIGGPWNAALDGGDPLADCSCLIRTAIRYVKELVQVDLSNCTSWNRFLEVHYNRVGNDGLFSHKEITVLFVPNLSECVPSMDIWRNNWIAYRKSKIEREQLIMKEKSPGDPKEQKQVLEEPNEAKSTNDQLKEGDGAAKIEKIDADMELKEGDGAAKIEKIDAEMELKEGDGATKIEKIDADMEEQGKDGDVNLAGDGGKNHDNVGEQVEKIVGVVEENTSGDASVDHVTEDKKPMRKKIIKKVVKVVRKKPTAEAPVDKSPQVDKNAVAETASKTVQKHIEQKSEDLGKEKAGAGIVQQPEAKKTGKKKVIRRIVKRKVPASATEPTALAAPAEASKQDVDVQTEKIAEGVTDAGNSQTKLEEGLKIPAEDISNQKKEEGLKTPAEDTSNQKKEQELEIKGDIMTDDQKANTDNVNQQEVIEQKDPKIDETNEKSDQKKDDNETKDKDQKMDSKKKSPIDTKEKKKSDEPPKHPGFILQAKKSKGYKLRSTSLSLDGLLDYTANDTEESVFELSLFAESFSEMLQYRMGCVILSFLEKLYRQYVVRRNQRKRQREEDLKKEDTISLEKRLKTTDENVTGSTSGNPGKNDETIKEGGEKIIGDNSSASHEQLVKEDDEKMSTDHAAQDEMMKEGEEKIDADQSAAAHDEPKADEKMEEEDPEYEEDPDEVEYEGDEDMDDATAEEPAEAQNEDNSNERETKPEEVTAEDDGKRTTENLKLEKTEEDKQSVAEKGDLKEVEEKSVGKEGKISGSQKGDSAKHDVVDKDLLQAFRYFDQNRVGYIKVDDLRCILHNLGKFLSNRDVKDMVQIALAESNSSRDGRIIYTKLVKKADL; encoded by the exons ATGTTTCCGCCCAAAGGGCCCAATCCCTACGGGCAGCAACCACCGTACGGCGGGCAGCAATCTTACGGCGGCCAAATC CCTGGTAGCAGTGGATTTGGGGCCTCAGCTGCGGCAGGTGCCCGTGCCGGACAGGGTGCTGCTGGGCAGTATGGAGGGCCTTACGCGTCGGTGTATGGCACACAGCAG GTTGGGGGAGTTGGTGGCAAAGGTCCGGATTCTTCTAGTCTTCCTAGCCTGCCACCTCATACATCTTCACTATCTCAGTCATCCAAGTTCTCGTCTGGATCTGCAGGGTCTAACTTGGCAAGACCAAACGATGACTATATGGCTGTGCGTGGATATGCACAGAAGCTAGACCAGTATGGTACTGATTACACATCAGAGAGAAGAATGTATGGTGAACACTCAGCTAATCTTGGCAGGAGGGATGGCCTTACTGATTTGGATAGAAGATACCCTGATCATATACCTGCAGCCCATCAG ATTCATGACCGTGTGGAGCAG GGTTCAACAATGCGCCATCAGCCACTTCTGAAAGCTCAGTTGGCGCCTGTGTCTGATATGAG ACAAGCCGATTACTTTGCAGGAAGGTCTGCTCCAATCCATCAAGAATCTCAGGAAATTGGTACATATGGAAGGGCTGAAGCTGAGCATCGCAACTTGTCCATTCTTGGGAATGTTCCATATGGAGGACAACAGACATCTTCATTGTTGGGAGGCGCCCCTAGGACAAACATTGATAGTCTTGGCTATGGGCAAGGATCATCAAGCAGTGGTTATGGGATGAGTCTGCCCCCTGGACGTGACTATGCCTCGGGGAAAGGCCTTCTCCATCCATCTTCAGATTCTGATTACCGTGACAACATCTTACCCCGTGCACGTCAAGGCATCTCCATGGTTGATGAACGTGCAATTGACCGGATTGGTTATCGTCGTGAGCTGGATCTAAGAGATGAGGATCGTCGAAGGGATCTGCTACTTGAAAGGGAAAAGGAGCTTGAACGGGAGCGCGAACGGGAGTTGCGAGACCTTCGAGACCGTGAAAGAGAAAGAGACCGTGAAAGAGAAAGGGAACGTGAAAGGGAAAGGGACCGTGAAAGAATAAGGGAACGCGAAAGAGAAAGGGAGCGGGAGCGTCAAAGGGAACACGAAAGAGAACGTCTTCGCGAGCGCCGCGAGAAGGAGAGGGAGCGGAACAAGAAGCATGTAGCTGATTCAAGGCGTGAGCGCACTCCACCTAGAACCCCTGGTGATCGACGACGTTCTTCTTCTGTTAGGTCTGAGAAGCCTTTGCGGCGCCTTTCACCTCGACGTGATGCTGTGCATAG GCATCGTTCACCTATTAAAGAAATAAAGAGAGATTATTTGTGCAAG GTTTTGCCATTTCGGTTGGTGGATGATGAGAGAGACTGTTTATCTTTGACAAAAAGATATCCTAGGTTATCAGTTATTCCAGATTTTTCTAAG ATTGTCTTGAACTGGGCTAAAGAAAGCCTAAATCTTTCACTGCATACACCAGTGAG TCTGGAGCATGCCATCTGTGAAGATGACGATAAAGCTGATGAAAGCGCACTGGTCTCTTCTGAGAACACATCAAGCATAAAGACCCCTGAAACCATTTGGAATGCAAAG GTACTTCTGATGAGCGGTATGAGCAATGGTGCCTTTGCTGACATAACATCGATGAGAAGTACTGAGGAACGAGTGGTGCACTTGAACAATATCTTAAAATTTGCTGTATTCAAGAAGGATCGTTCACTTCTTGCTATTGGAGGCCCTTGGAATGCAGCACTTGATGGTGGAGATCCATTGGCTGACTGTTCTTGCTTGATTCGAACTGCTATCAG ATATGTGAAGGAGCTGGTTCAAGTCGATCTATCTAATTGTACCAGTTGGAATCGTTTCCTCGAG GTCCATTACAACAGAGTTGGCAATGATGGACTCTTTAGTCACAAAGAAATTACTGTACTGTTTGTGCCAAACCTGTCGGAATGCGTACCATCTATGGATATATGGAGGAACAACTGGATTGCATACCGAAAATCAAAGATAGAAAGGGAGCAACTGATTATGAAGGAAAAG AGCCCAGGTGATCCAAAGGAACAGAAACAAG TTTTAGAGGAGCCAAACGAGGCTAAAAGTACGAATGATCAATTAAAGGAGGGTGATGGTGCTGCCAAGATTGAGAAAATTGATGCTGATATGGAACTGAAGGAGGGTGATGGTGCTGCCAAGATTGAGAAAATTGATGCTGAAATGGAACTGAAGGAGGGTGATGGTGCTACCAAGATTGAGAAAATTGATGCTGATATGGAAGAACAGGGCAAAGATGGAGATGTCAATCTTGCTGGTGATGGTGGGAAGAATCATGACAATGTTGGGGAGCAAGTTGAGAAGATCGTGGGGGTTGTTGAAGAGAACACTTCTGGTGATGCTTCTGTTGACCATGTCACCGAGGATAAAAAGCCCATGAGaaagaaaataataaaaaagGTTGTGAAAGTTGTTCGAAAAAAGCCAACTGCTGAAGCTCCAGTGGATAAATCGCCTCAGGTTGACAAGAATGCCGTGGCAGAAACTGCGAGCAAAACCGTCCAAAAGCACATTGAACAGAAAAGTGAGGATCTTGGGAAAGAGAAGGCGGGAGCTGGCATCGTTCAACAGCCTGAGGCTAAGAAAACTGGGAAGAAGAAGGTCATTCGAAGGATTGTTAAAAGAAAAGTTCCTGCTTCAGCGACTGAGCCAACAGCCCTTGCTGCACCTGCTGAAGCAAGTAAACAAGATGTGGATGTTCAAACGGAGAAGATTGCTGAAGGCGTCACTGATGCTGGGAATTCACAGACTAAGCTGGAAGAAGGATTGAAAATTCCCGCTGAAGATATTTCAAACCAGAAGAAAGAAGAAGGATTGAAAACTCCTGCTGAAGATACCTCAAATCAGAAGAAAGAACAGGAGCTGGAGATAAAGGGAGACATAATGACTGATGATCAAAAGGCAAATACAGATAATGTTAACCAGCAGGAAGTTATAGAACAGAAAGATCCGAAAATTGATGAAACAAACGAAAAGAGTGACCAGAAAAAGGATGACAACGAAACAAAGGATAAAGACCAGAAGATGGACTCAAAGAAAAAGTCGCCCATTGAcaccaaagaaaagaagaagtCTGATGAGCCTCCGAAACACCCAGGATTCATTCTCCAGGCCAAAAAGAGCAAAGGATATAAA CTCCGTTCAACATCCCTTTCATTGGATGGCCTCCTGGACTACACCGCCAATGATACAGAGGAGTCTGTATTTGAG CTTTCTTTGTTTGCCGAGTCTTTCAGCGAAATGCTTCAGTACAGAATGGGTTGTGTGATCTTGTCTTTTCTTGAG AAACTTTACAGGCAGTATGTTGTGAGGAGGAATCAACGTAAGCGCCAAAGAGAGGAAGATCTAAAGAAGGAAGACACAATATCCTTGGAGAAGCGACTAAAGACAACTGATGAGAATGTAACTGGAAGTACCTCAGGTAACCCAGGTAAAAATGATGAAACAATAAAAGAGGGTGGAGAAAAGATAATTGGCGATAATTCATCAGCTTCCCATGAGCAACTGGTCAAAGAGGATGATGAGAAGATGAGTACAGATCATGCTGCCCAGGATGAAATGATGAAAGAGGGCGAGGAAAAGATTGATGCAGATCAGTCAGCAGCTGCCCATGATGAACCTAAAGCTGATGAGAAAATGGAGGAAGAAGATCCTGAATATGAAGAAGATCCCGATGAAGTAGAATATGAGGGCGACGAGGACATGGATGATGCCACTGCTGAAGAGCCGGCAGAAGCACAG AATGAGGATAACTCAAATGAAAGAGAAACCAAGCCAGAAGAGGTAACCGCAGAAGATGATGGAAAGAGGACAACGGAGAATCTTAAATTGGAAAAAACAGAAGAGGACAAGCAGTCTGTAGCAGAGAAAGGAGATTTGAAAGAAGTTGAAGAGAAATCTGTTGGTAAGGAGGGAAAGATATCTGGATCACAGAAAGGAGATTCAGCGAAACATGATGTGGTTGATAAGGACCTGTTGCAG GCTTTTAGGTACTTCGACCAAAACAGAGTTGGTTATATAAAG GTGGATGATTTAAGGTGCATCCTTCACAACTTGGGGAAATTTTTATCCAACAGGGATGTGAAG GACATGGTTCAAATTGCTCTTGCCGAGAGCAATTCTTCAAGGGATGGTCGCATTATCTATACAAAGCTTGTCAAGAAAGCTGACCTCTGA
- the LOC109753113 gene encoding protein SHORT ROOT IN SALT MEDIUM 1 isoform X4 gives MFPPKGPNPYGQQPPYGGQQSYGGQIPGSSGFGASAAAGARAGQGAAGQYGGPYASVYGTQQVGGVGGKGSNLARPNDDYMAVRGYAQKLDQYGTDYTSERRMYGEHSANLGRRDGLTDLDRRYPDHIPAAHQIHDRVEQGSTMRHQPLLKAQLAPVSDMRQADYFAGRSAPIHQESQEIGTYGRAEAEHRNLSILGNVPYGGQQTSSLLGGAPRTNIDSLGYGQGSSSSGYGMSLPPGRDYASGKGLLHPSSDSDYRDNILPRARQGISMVDERAIDRIGYRRELDLRDEDRRRDLLLEREKELERERERELRDLRDRERERDRERERERERERDRERIRERERERERERQREHERERLRERREKERERNKKHVADSRRERTPPRTPGDRRRSSSVRSEKPLRRLSPRRDAVHRHRSPIKEIKRDYLCKVLPFRLVDDERDCLSLTKRYPRLSVIPDFSKIVLNWAKESLNLSLHTPVSLEHAICEDDDKADESALVSSENTSSIKTPETIWNAKVLLMSGMSNGAFADITSMRSTEERVVHLNNILKFAVFKKDRSLLAIGGPWNAALDGGDPLADCSCLIRTAIRYVKELVQVDLSNCTSWNRFLEVHYNRVGNDGLFSHKEITVLFVPNLSECVPSMDIWRNNWIAYRKSKIEREQLIMKEKSPGDPKEQKQVLEEPNEAKSTNDQLKEGDGAAKIEKIDADMELKEGDGAAKIEKIDAEMELKEGDGATKIEKIDADMEEQGKDGDVNLAGDGGKNHDNVGEQVEKIVGVVEENTSGDASVDHVTEDKKPMRKKIIKKVVKVVRKKPTAEAPVDKSPQVDKNAVAETASKTVQKHIEQKSEDLGKEKAGAGIVQQPEAKKTGKKKVIRRIVKRKVPASATEPTALAAPAEASKQDVDVQTEKIAEGVTDAGNSQTKLEEGLKIPAEDISNQKKEEGLKTPAEDTSNQKKEQELEIKGDIMTDDQKANTDNVNQQEVIEQKDPKIDETNEKSDQKKDDNETKDKDQKMDSKKKSPIDTKEKKKSDEPPKHPGFILQAKKSKGYKLRSTSLSLDGLLDYTANDTEESVFELSLFAESFSEMLQYRMGCVILSFLEKLYRQYVVRRNQRKRQREEDLKKEDTISLEKRLKTTDENVTGSTSGNPGKNDETIKEGGEKIIGDNSSASHEQLVKEDDEKMSTDHAAQDEMMKEGEEKIDADQSAAAHDEPKADEKMEEEDPEYEEDPDEVEYEGDEDMDDATAEEPAEAQNEDNSNERETKPEEVTAEDDGKRTTENLKLEKTEEDKQSVAEKGDLKEVEEKSVGKEGKISGSQKGDSAKHDVVDKDLLQAFRYFDQNRVGYIKVDDLRCILHNLGKFLSNRDVKDMVQIALAESNSSRDGRIIYTKLVKKADL, from the exons ATGTTTCCGCCCAAAGGGCCCAATCCCTACGGGCAGCAACCACCGTACGGCGGGCAGCAATCTTACGGCGGCCAAATC CCTGGTAGCAGTGGATTTGGGGCCTCAGCTGCGGCAGGTGCCCGTGCCGGACAGGGTGCTGCTGGGCAGTATGGAGGGCCTTACGCGTCGGTGTATGGCACACAGCAG GTTGGGGGAGTTGGTGGCAAAG GGTCTAACTTGGCAAGACCAAACGATGACTATATGGCTGTGCGTGGATATGCACAGAAGCTAGACCAGTATGGTACTGATTACACATCAGAGAGAAGAATGTATGGTGAACACTCAGCTAATCTTGGCAGGAGGGATGGCCTTACTGATTTGGATAGAAGATACCCTGATCATATACCTGCAGCCCATCAG ATTCATGACCGTGTGGAGCAG GGTTCAACAATGCGCCATCAGCCACTTCTGAAAGCTCAGTTGGCGCCTGTGTCTGATATGAG ACAAGCCGATTACTTTGCAGGAAGGTCTGCTCCAATCCATCAAGAATCTCAGGAAATTGGTACATATGGAAGGGCTGAAGCTGAGCATCGCAACTTGTCCATTCTTGGGAATGTTCCATATGGAGGACAACAGACATCTTCATTGTTGGGAGGCGCCCCTAGGACAAACATTGATAGTCTTGGCTATGGGCAAGGATCATCAAGCAGTGGTTATGGGATGAGTCTGCCCCCTGGACGTGACTATGCCTCGGGGAAAGGCCTTCTCCATCCATCTTCAGATTCTGATTACCGTGACAACATCTTACCCCGTGCACGTCAAGGCATCTCCATGGTTGATGAACGTGCAATTGACCGGATTGGTTATCGTCGTGAGCTGGATCTAAGAGATGAGGATCGTCGAAGGGATCTGCTACTTGAAAGGGAAAAGGAGCTTGAACGGGAGCGCGAACGGGAGTTGCGAGACCTTCGAGACCGTGAAAGAGAAAGAGACCGTGAAAGAGAAAGGGAACGTGAAAGGGAAAGGGACCGTGAAAGAATAAGGGAACGCGAAAGAGAAAGGGAGCGGGAGCGTCAAAGGGAACACGAAAGAGAACGTCTTCGCGAGCGCCGCGAGAAGGAGAGGGAGCGGAACAAGAAGCATGTAGCTGATTCAAGGCGTGAGCGCACTCCACCTAGAACCCCTGGTGATCGACGACGTTCTTCTTCTGTTAGGTCTGAGAAGCCTTTGCGGCGCCTTTCACCTCGACGTGATGCTGTGCATAG GCATCGTTCACCTATTAAAGAAATAAAGAGAGATTATTTGTGCAAG GTTTTGCCATTTCGGTTGGTGGATGATGAGAGAGACTGTTTATCTTTGACAAAAAGATATCCTAGGTTATCAGTTATTCCAGATTTTTCTAAG ATTGTCTTGAACTGGGCTAAAGAAAGCCTAAATCTTTCACTGCATACACCAGTGAG TCTGGAGCATGCCATCTGTGAAGATGACGATAAAGCTGATGAAAGCGCACTGGTCTCTTCTGAGAACACATCAAGCATAAAGACCCCTGAAACCATTTGGAATGCAAAG GTACTTCTGATGAGCGGTATGAGCAATGGTGCCTTTGCTGACATAACATCGATGAGAAGTACTGAGGAACGAGTGGTGCACTTGAACAATATCTTAAAATTTGCTGTATTCAAGAAGGATCGTTCACTTCTTGCTATTGGAGGCCCTTGGAATGCAGCACTTGATGGTGGAGATCCATTGGCTGACTGTTCTTGCTTGATTCGAACTGCTATCAG ATATGTGAAGGAGCTGGTTCAAGTCGATCTATCTAATTGTACCAGTTGGAATCGTTTCCTCGAG GTCCATTACAACAGAGTTGGCAATGATGGACTCTTTAGTCACAAAGAAATTACTGTACTGTTTGTGCCAAACCTGTCGGAATGCGTACCATCTATGGATATATGGAGGAACAACTGGATTGCATACCGAAAATCAAAGATAGAAAGGGAGCAACTGATTATGAAGGAAAAG AGCCCAGGTGATCCAAAGGAACAGAAACAAG TTTTAGAGGAGCCAAACGAGGCTAAAAGTACGAATGATCAATTAAAGGAGGGTGATGGTGCTGCCAAGATTGAGAAAATTGATGCTGATATGGAACTGAAGGAGGGTGATGGTGCTGCCAAGATTGAGAAAATTGATGCTGAAATGGAACTGAAGGAGGGTGATGGTGCTACCAAGATTGAGAAAATTGATGCTGATATGGAAGAACAGGGCAAAGATGGAGATGTCAATCTTGCTGGTGATGGTGGGAAGAATCATGACAATGTTGGGGAGCAAGTTGAGAAGATCGTGGGGGTTGTTGAAGAGAACACTTCTGGTGATGCTTCTGTTGACCATGTCACCGAGGATAAAAAGCCCATGAGaaagaaaataataaaaaagGTTGTGAAAGTTGTTCGAAAAAAGCCAACTGCTGAAGCTCCAGTGGATAAATCGCCTCAGGTTGACAAGAATGCCGTGGCAGAAACTGCGAGCAAAACCGTCCAAAAGCACATTGAACAGAAAAGTGAGGATCTTGGGAAAGAGAAGGCGGGAGCTGGCATCGTTCAACAGCCTGAGGCTAAGAAAACTGGGAAGAAGAAGGTCATTCGAAGGATTGTTAAAAGAAAAGTTCCTGCTTCAGCGACTGAGCCAACAGCCCTTGCTGCACCTGCTGAAGCAAGTAAACAAGATGTGGATGTTCAAACGGAGAAGATTGCTGAAGGCGTCACTGATGCTGGGAATTCACAGACTAAGCTGGAAGAAGGATTGAAAATTCCCGCTGAAGATATTTCAAACCAGAAGAAAGAAGAAGGATTGAAAACTCCTGCTGAAGATACCTCAAATCAGAAGAAAGAACAGGAGCTGGAGATAAAGGGAGACATAATGACTGATGATCAAAAGGCAAATACAGATAATGTTAACCAGCAGGAAGTTATAGAACAGAAAGATCCGAAAATTGATGAAACAAACGAAAAGAGTGACCAGAAAAAGGATGACAACGAAACAAAGGATAAAGACCAGAAGATGGACTCAAAGAAAAAGTCGCCCATTGAcaccaaagaaaagaagaagtCTGATGAGCCTCCGAAACACCCAGGATTCATTCTCCAGGCCAAAAAGAGCAAAGGATATAAA CTCCGTTCAACATCCCTTTCATTGGATGGCCTCCTGGACTACACCGCCAATGATACAGAGGAGTCTGTATTTGAG CTTTCTTTGTTTGCCGAGTCTTTCAGCGAAATGCTTCAGTACAGAATGGGTTGTGTGATCTTGTCTTTTCTTGAG AAACTTTACAGGCAGTATGTTGTGAGGAGGAATCAACGTAAGCGCCAAAGAGAGGAAGATCTAAAGAAGGAAGACACAATATCCTTGGAGAAGCGACTAAAGACAACTGATGAGAATGTAACTGGAAGTACCTCAGGTAACCCAGGTAAAAATGATGAAACAATAAAAGAGGGTGGAGAAAAGATAATTGGCGATAATTCATCAGCTTCCCATGAGCAACTGGTCAAAGAGGATGATGAGAAGATGAGTACAGATCATGCTGCCCAGGATGAAATGATGAAAGAGGGCGAGGAAAAGATTGATGCAGATCAGTCAGCAGCTGCCCATGATGAACCTAAAGCTGATGAGAAAATGGAGGAAGAAGATCCTGAATATGAAGAAGATCCCGATGAAGTAGAATATGAGGGCGACGAGGACATGGATGATGCCACTGCTGAAGAGCCGGCAGAAGCACAG AATGAGGATAACTCAAATGAAAGAGAAACCAAGCCAGAAGAGGTAACCGCAGAAGATGATGGAAAGAGGACAACGGAGAATCTTAAATTGGAAAAAACAGAAGAGGACAAGCAGTCTGTAGCAGAGAAAGGAGATTTGAAAGAAGTTGAAGAGAAATCTGTTGGTAAGGAGGGAAAGATATCTGGATCACAGAAAGGAGATTCAGCGAAACATGATGTGGTTGATAAGGACCTGTTGCAG GCTTTTAGGTACTTCGACCAAAACAGAGTTGGTTATATAAAG GTGGATGATTTAAGGTGCATCCTTCACAACTTGGGGAAATTTTTATCCAACAGGGATGTGAAG GACATGGTTCAAATTGCTCTTGCCGAGAGCAATTCTTCAAGGGATGGTCGCATTATCTATACAAAGCTTGTCAAGAAAGCTGACCTCTGA